One part of the Streptomyces ferrugineus genome encodes these proteins:
- a CDS encoding S41 family peptidase, which produces MTYLRLPHLHDDLLCFVAEDDLWLAPLDGPGRAWRLTVDRTKIGHPRFSPDGRRIAYTSWRSLAPEIHLVPVDGGPGTQLTHWGSADTQVCGWTPDGVILAVASHGEPFSHFTWAYKVRPDGDPGRKLPWGPCSDIQVADLDGERKTLLLTGTPPHEPASWKRYRGGATGRLWLHGERLLADIGGHLASPLFVGGRIAFLSDHEGVGNLYSCAHDGSDLRRHTDHDAFYARHAASDGTRVVYQCAGDLWIVDDLAAASRPRRLDVRLSGPRAGRRPYQVPAAQHVDGVSVDETGRASAVVVRGSLYWLTHRDGPARTITDTPGVRVRLPEMLGSVGQVAYVTDAQGEDAIEVAYLPRATGDRDPRRLASGELGRVLEMAADPEGERLAIASHDGRLLLLDVTEDSNGEVTELIRSVNGPVRDLAFSPDGSWLTWSHPGIGRSLRQIKLARISRTGQGDSLIVDVTSGRFEDENPVFTRDGRYLAFLSWRGFDPVYDVHTGDLSFPLGCRPYLVPLSSATPSPFALNPEGRPAAGGLDPVEDEDGGTGGATIVEVEGLESRVTPFPVAASKYSALCPVSGGGLVWLRWPISGALGETFANPDDTTGRPTLEHFNISKGKKSELVDHLDWFTVSGDGTRLVLLDEGDLRAVPATESGDSDTTVWIDARRILHVVDPAAEWRQSYAEAGRLIRAYFWDPGMCGIDWDAVLDQYRPLVERVASPDEFADLLREVLGELGTSHAYVTAARRNEGPPHYQRWQGLLGANFVRRDDGWMVKRILPGESSDSKARSPLAGAGIREGAVLTHVDGRPVDPLTGPYPLLAGAGGTTVELTFTPAEGEAGRARRVAVVPLVDERPLRYQDWVAKRRTVVRELSGGRCGYLHIPDMGGSGWAQFNRDLRMEMSRPALIVDVRGNAGGHISELVVEKLTRTILGWDLTRNAQPVSYASNAPRGPVVALADEATSSDGDMITAAFKLLKLGPVVGQRTWGGVVGMTGRHRLGDGTVITVPMNAAWFDAYGWSIENRGVSPDVEVLRTPLDWAEGRHAQLTDAVELALELLETNPPATPPDYAHVPDRSRPKLPPRS; this is translated from the coding sequence GTGACCTATCTGCGCCTGCCGCATCTCCATGACGACCTGCTCTGCTTCGTGGCCGAGGACGACCTGTGGCTGGCCCCCCTCGACGGCCCGGGCCGCGCCTGGCGGCTCACCGTGGACCGCACCAAGATCGGCCACCCGCGCTTCTCCCCCGACGGCCGCCGCATCGCGTACACGAGCTGGCGCAGCCTGGCCCCCGAGATCCACCTGGTCCCGGTCGACGGCGGCCCCGGCACCCAGCTCACCCACTGGGGCTCGGCGGACACCCAGGTGTGCGGCTGGACCCCCGACGGCGTGATCCTCGCCGTCGCCTCGCACGGCGAGCCCTTCTCCCACTTCACCTGGGCCTACAAGGTCCGCCCCGACGGCGACCCCGGCCGCAAGCTCCCCTGGGGCCCGTGCTCCGACATCCAGGTCGCCGACCTCGACGGCGAGCGCAAGACCCTGCTCCTGACCGGGACTCCGCCGCACGAACCGGCCTCCTGGAAGCGCTACCGCGGCGGGGCCACGGGCCGCCTCTGGCTGCACGGCGAGCGCCTGCTCGCGGACATCGGCGGCCATCTCGCCTCCCCCCTGTTCGTCGGCGGCCGTATCGCCTTCCTCTCCGACCACGAGGGCGTCGGCAACCTCTACTCGTGCGCCCACGACGGCTCCGACCTGCGCCGGCACACCGACCACGACGCCTTCTACGCCCGGCACGCGGCGAGCGACGGCACCCGCGTGGTGTACCAGTGCGCGGGCGACCTGTGGATCGTGGACGACCTGGCCGCCGCGTCGCGGCCGCGCAGACTCGACGTACGGCTCAGCGGGCCGCGCGCGGGCCGCCGCCCCTATCAGGTCCCCGCCGCCCAGCACGTCGACGGTGTCTCGGTCGACGAGACGGGCCGCGCGAGCGCCGTCGTCGTACGCGGCAGCCTGTACTGGCTGACCCACCGGGACGGCCCGGCCCGCACCATCACCGACACCCCGGGCGTACGGGTCCGGCTCCCGGAGATGCTCGGATCGGTCGGCCAGGTCGCGTATGTGACGGACGCTCAGGGCGAGGACGCGATCGAGGTCGCCTATCTGCCCCGGGCGACCGGCGACCGCGACCCGCGCCGGCTGGCCTCCGGCGAGCTGGGCCGGGTCCTGGAGATGGCCGCCGACCCGGAGGGCGAGCGCCTGGCCATCGCCTCGCACGACGGGCGGCTGCTGCTGCTCGACGTGACGGAGGACTCCAACGGGGAGGTCACCGAGCTGATCCGGTCGGTCAACGGCCCCGTGCGGGACCTGGCCTTCTCCCCGGACGGCAGCTGGCTGACGTGGTCGCACCCGGGGATCGGCCGCTCCCTGCGCCAGATCAAACTGGCCCGTATTTCCCGAACGGGACAAGGGGACAGCCTGATCGTCGATGTCACCAGCGGCCGCTTCGAGGACGAGAACCCGGTGTTCACCAGGGACGGCCGCTACCTCGCCTTCCTCTCCTGGCGCGGCTTCGACCCGGTGTACGACGTCCACACCGGCGACCTCTCCTTCCCTCTCGGCTGCCGCCCCTACCTGGTCCCGCTGTCCTCGGCCACCCCCTCCCCCTTCGCCCTGAACCCCGAGGGCCGCCCGGCCGCCGGTGGCCTGGACCCGGTGGAGGACGAGGACGGCGGCACCGGCGGCGCGACGATCGTCGAGGTCGAGGGGCTCGAAAGCCGGGTCACCCCCTTCCCGGTCGCCGCCTCCAAGTACTCGGCGCTGTGCCCGGTCTCCGGCGGCGGACTGGTCTGGCTGCGCTGGCCGATCTCGGGCGCGCTCGGCGAGACGTTCGCCAACCCGGACGACACGACCGGGCGGCCGACCCTCGAACACTTCAACATCAGCAAGGGCAAGAAGTCCGAACTCGTCGACCACCTCGACTGGTTCACGGTGAGCGGCGACGGCACCCGCCTGGTGCTGCTCGACGAGGGCGACCTCAGGGCGGTCCCCGCCACGGAGTCCGGCGACAGCGACACGACGGTGTGGATCGACGCCCGCCGCATCCTGCACGTGGTGGACCCGGCGGCGGAGTGGCGGCAGTCGTACGCCGAGGCGGGCCGGCTGATCCGGGCGTACTTCTGGGACCCGGGGATGTGCGGCATCGACTGGGACGCGGTCCTCGACCAGTACCGCCCCCTGGTCGAACGGGTCGCCTCCCCCGACGAGTTCGCCGACCTCCTGCGCGAGGTCCTCGGCGAGCTCGGCACCTCCCACGCCTACGTCACGGCCGCCCGCCGCAACGAGGGCCCGCCGCACTACCAGCGCTGGCAGGGCCTGCTCGGCGCCAACTTCGTACGCCGCGACGACGGCTGGATGGTCAAGCGCATCCTCCCCGGCGAGTCCTCCGACTCCAAGGCCCGCTCCCCGCTGGCGGGCGCGGGCATCCGGGAGGGCGCGGTCCTCACCCACGTCGACGGCCGCCCCGTGGACCCGCTCACCGGCCCCTACCCGCTGCTGGCCGGCGCCGGCGGCACGACGGTGGAGCTGACGTTCACCCCGGCGGAGGGCGAAGCGGGCCGGGCCCGCCGGGTGGCGGTGGTCCCCCTCGTCGACGAACGGCCCCTGCGCTACCAGGACTGGGTCGCCAAACGCCGCACGGTCGTACGGGAGCTGAGCGGCGGTCGCTGCGGCTATCTGCACATCCCGGACATGGGCGGCTCGGGCTGGGCCCAGTTCAACCGGGACCTGCGCATGGAGATGTCCCGCCCCGCGCTGATCGTCGACGTACGCGGCAACGCGGGCGGCCACATCAGCGAGCTGGTGGTGGAGAAGCTGACCCGCACGATCCTCGGCTGGGACCTCACGAGAAACGCCCAGCCGGTGTCGTACGCCTCGAACGCGCCCCGCGGCCCGGTGGTCGCCCTCGCCGACGAGGCGACCTCCTCGGACGGCGACATGATCACGGCCGCCTTCAAGCTCCTCAAGCTGGGCCCGGTCGTCGGGCAGCGCACCTGGGGCGGAGTGGTCGGCATGACCGGCCGTCACCGCCTCGGCGACGGCACGGTGATCACGGTGCCGATGAACGCGGCGTGGTTCGACGCGTACGGGTGGAGCATCGAGAACAGGGGCGTGAGCCCCGACGTGGAGGTCCTTCGGACCCCGCTGGACTGGGCGGAGGGCAGACATGCCCAGCTGACGGATGCGGTGGAACTGGCGTTGGAGTTGCTGGAGACGAACCCGCCCGCGACGCCTCCGGACTACGCACATGTTCCGGACCGGTCGAGGCCCAAGCTTCCGCCACGCTCTTGA
- a CDS encoding TetR/AcrR family transcriptional regulator — MAEVATSRRSRITPEREAELYEAVLDLLREVGYDALTMDAVAARTRSSKATLYRQWGGKAELVVKAIRHNKPGKDLSEIDTGSLRGDFHALMAHADDAQMEQNGALMRGLAMAMHANPDLHREFRSQVVEPEIAEFRRMLQRAVDRGEVRPDCPALDFVVHMMLGAFVTCSILDDRPPTPAFLTSYIDAVVLPALGVPVN; from the coding sequence ATGGCTGAGGTCGCAACGTCGCGTCGCAGTCGTATCACCCCCGAGCGCGAGGCCGAGTTGTACGAGGCTGTGCTCGACCTGCTCCGAGAGGTCGGCTACGACGCCCTGACCATGGACGCCGTGGCCGCCCGCACCCGGTCCAGCAAGGCCACGCTCTACCGCCAGTGGGGCGGCAAGGCCGAGCTGGTGGTGAAGGCCATCCGGCACAACAAGCCGGGCAAGGACCTGAGCGAGATCGACACCGGGTCGCTCCGCGGCGACTTCCACGCCCTCATGGCGCATGCGGACGACGCCCAGATGGAACAGAACGGCGCGTTGATGCGCGGACTGGCCATGGCGATGCACGCGAATCCGGACCTGCACCGGGAGTTCCGGAGCCAGGTGGTCGAACCGGAGATCGCGGAATTCCGCCGCATGCTGCAGCGGGCCGTCGACCGGGGTGAGGTCCGTCCGGACTGCCCGGCGCTGGACTTCGTGGTGCACATGATGCTCGGCGCGTTCGTCACCTGCTCGATCCTCGACGACAGGCCGCCGACGCCTGCCTTCCTCACCTCGTACATCGACGCCGTGGTCCTCCCCGCCCTCGGCGTGCCCGTCAACTGA
- a CDS encoding MMPL family transporter, with amino-acid sequence MATFLYKLGRLSFRRRHFVALIWVALLTLAGVGAASAPSAGSASFSIPGTEAQKAFDLLDERFPGMSADGGTARIVFKAPSGEKMTDADNKAIVEKTVQELKDGSEVAAVADPYTAKAVNQDGTIAYASVSYQVSGFELEESTRDALQEAAQHARDAGLTVDVGGDALQAPAESAASEVIGIAIAAVVLVITLGSLLAAGLPLLTAIIGVGIGVSTITALASALDLGDTTSTLALMLGLAVGIDYALFIVSRYRAELAEGREREEAVGRAVGTAGSAVVFAGLTVVIALAGLSVVNVPMLTKMGLAAAGTVAISVLIALTMVPALIGYVGRRLRPAGEKSKLLGGGRAAKKAADGADRPNMGTRWASFVVRRPVAVLLTGVIGLGAAAIPAASLELGLPDDGSQPTSTTQRRAYDLLSEGFGPGFNGPLMVVVDAKGSDDPQAAFTDVGDRIKGLNNVVTVAPAVPNEAGDTATITVVPDAKPASTTTEDLVHTIRDTGAEITADSDAKVYVTGATAMNIDVSQKMSDALIPYLILVVGLAFLLLILVFRSILVPLKAALGFLLSVLAALGAVVAVFQWGWLSGLLGVEETGPVMSMMPIFMVGIVFGLAMDYEVFLVTRMREAHVHGERPTQAVVTGFKHGARVVTAAAIIMMAVFGGFIGASESMVKMIGFGLAIAVFFDAFVVRMAIVPAVLALLGKKAWWLPKWLDRALPNVDVEGEGLRTEAESGKDADPDGERALARV; translated from the coding sequence GTGGCCACCTTCCTCTACAAACTCGGCAGACTCTCCTTCCGCCGACGACACTTCGTCGCCCTGATATGGGTCGCGCTTCTGACGCTCGCGGGCGTCGGCGCGGCCAGTGCCCCCTCGGCCGGCTCCGCCTCCTTCTCCATCCCCGGCACCGAGGCCCAGAAGGCCTTCGACCTGCTGGACGAGCGCTTCCCCGGCATGAGCGCCGACGGAGGGACCGCCCGGATCGTCTTCAAGGCGCCGAGCGGCGAGAAGATGACCGACGCCGACAACAAGGCGATCGTCGAGAAGACCGTGCAGGAGCTGAAGGACGGCTCCGAGGTCGCCGCCGTAGCCGACCCGTACACCGCGAAGGCCGTCAACCAGGACGGCACGATCGCGTACGCGTCGGTGTCGTACCAGGTCTCCGGCTTCGAGCTGGAGGAGTCCACCCGGGACGCCCTGCAGGAGGCCGCGCAGCACGCGAGGGACGCCGGGCTGACCGTCGACGTCGGCGGTGACGCGCTGCAGGCTCCGGCCGAGAGCGCCGCCTCGGAGGTCATCGGCATCGCGATCGCCGCGGTGGTTCTCGTCATCACTCTCGGTTCGCTGCTCGCGGCGGGTCTGCCGCTGCTGACCGCGATCATCGGCGTGGGCATCGGCGTCTCGACGATCACCGCCCTGGCGAGCGCGCTCGACCTCGGCGACACGACGTCCACCCTGGCGTTGATGCTCGGCCTGGCGGTCGGCATCGACTACGCGCTGTTCATCGTCTCCCGTTACCGCGCCGAGCTGGCCGAGGGCCGCGAGCGTGAGGAGGCGGTGGGACGGGCCGTCGGCACGGCGGGCTCGGCGGTGGTCTTCGCCGGCCTCACGGTCGTCATCGCCCTGGCCGGTCTGTCGGTCGTCAACGTCCCGATGCTGACCAAGATGGGCCTCGCGGCAGCGGGCACGGTCGCCATCTCCGTCCTGATCGCGCTGACCATGGTCCCGGCACTGATCGGCTACGTGGGCCGCAGGCTGCGTCCGGCGGGTGAGAAGAGCAAGCTGCTCGGCGGCGGGCGCGCGGCCAAGAAGGCGGCCGACGGGGCGGACCGCCCGAACATGGGCACGCGCTGGGCGAGCTTCGTCGTACGCCGTCCCGTGGCCGTCCTCCTGACGGGCGTGATCGGCCTGGGCGCCGCGGCCATCCCGGCGGCCTCCCTCGAACTGGGCCTCCCGGACGACGGCTCCCAGCCCACCTCCACCACCCAGCGCCGCGCCTACGACCTGCTCTCGGAGGGCTTCGGACCCGGCTTCAACGGCCCGCTGATGGTCGTGGTCGACGCCAAGGGCAGCGACGATCCGCAGGCCGCCTTCACCGACGTCGGTGACAGGATCAAGGGCCTGAACAATGTCGTCACGGTGGCCCCGGCGGTGCCCAACGAGGCCGGCGACACCGCGACGATCACCGTCGTCCCCGACGCCAAGCCGGCCTCGACGACCACCGAGGACCTGGTGCACACCATCCGCGACACCGGCGCGGAGATCACGGCGGACAGCGACGCGAAGGTCTATGTCACCGGTGCGACCGCGATGAACATCGACGTGTCGCAGAAGATGAGCGACGCGCTGATCCCGTATCTGATCCTGGTCGTGGGCCTGGCCTTCCTGCTCCTGATCCTGGTCTTCCGCTCGATCCTGGTCCCGCTGAAGGCGGCCCTGGGCTTCCTGCTGAGCGTGCTGGCCGCGCTGGGCGCCGTGGTCGCGGTCTTCCAGTGGGGCTGGCTGTCCGGACTGCTGGGCGTGGAGGAGACCGGCCCGGTCATGTCGATGATGCCGATCTTCATGGTGGGCATCGTCTTCGGCCTGGCGATGGACTACGAGGTGTTCCTCGTGACCCGGATGCGCGAGGCCCACGTCCACGGCGAGCGGCCGACCCAGGCGGTCGTGACGGGCTTCAAGCACGGCGCGAGGGTCGTCACAGCGGCCGCGATCATCATGATGGCGGTGTTCGGGGGCTTCATCGGCGCCAGTGAGTCGATGGTGAAGATGATCGGCTTCGGTCTCGCGATCGCCGTCTTCTTCGACGCCTTCGTCGTCCGCATGGCCATCGTCCCGGCTGTCCTGGCCCTGCTCGGCAAGAAGGCCTGGTGGCTGCCGAAGTGGCTGGACCGCGCCCTGCCGAACGTGGACGTGGAGGGCGAGGGCCTGCGCACGGAGGCCGAGTCCGGGAAGGACGCGGACCCCGACGGGGAGCGCGCGCTGGCACGCGTGTGA
- a CDS encoding MBL fold metallo-hydrolase: MSTPSPVGAQFPVRAFGGPTALFEYGGLRFLTDPTFDAPGDYPGPDGPYLTKTAPAAATPTELGPIDVVLLSHDEHPDNLDHSGRALLADVPLTLTTPGGGRRLGQGAKGLADWESIELDRPDGGTLTVTAVPALHGPGPRTEVEAITGEVVGFVLTADDLPTVYVSGDNAQLTLVEEIAQRFAPVDTAILFAGAPRFDELFDGSTLVLDSAQAARAAKILDARRVVPVHYDSWAHFTEGRDPLIAAFTAAGLADRLDLG; this comes from the coding sequence ATGTCTACTCCCAGTCCCGTCGGCGCACAGTTCCCCGTCCGTGCCTTCGGCGGCCCGACCGCCCTCTTCGAATACGGCGGGCTGCGGTTCCTGACCGACCCGACCTTCGACGCCCCCGGCGACTACCCGGGGCCCGACGGCCCCTACCTGACCAAGACGGCCCCCGCCGCGGCCACCCCCACCGAGCTGGGCCCCATCGACGTGGTCCTGCTCTCCCACGACGAGCATCCCGACAACCTCGACCACTCCGGCCGCGCTCTGCTCGCCGACGTCCCGCTCACCCTCACCACCCCCGGCGGCGGACGGCGTCTGGGCCAGGGCGCCAAGGGCCTCGCGGACTGGGAGTCGATCGAGCTGGACCGCCCCGACGGCGGCACGCTCACCGTCACCGCTGTGCCCGCCCTCCACGGCCCGGGACCGCGTACGGAGGTCGAGGCGATCACCGGCGAGGTCGTCGGTTTCGTCCTGACCGCCGACGACCTGCCCACCGTCTACGTCAGCGGCGACAACGCCCAGCTCACCCTTGTCGAGGAGATCGCCCAGCGCTTCGCCCCGGTGGACACCGCCATCCTCTTCGCCGGCGCACCGCGCTTCGACGAGCTCTTCGACGGCTCGACGCTCGTGCTCGACAGCGCCCAAGCCGCGCGGGCGGCGAAGATCCTCGACGCCCGCCGTGTCGTCCCCGTCCACTACGACAGCTGGGCCCACTTCACGGAGGGCCGCGACCCGCTGATCGCCGCCTTCACCGCCGCAGGACTGGCCGACCGCCTGGACCTGGGCTGA
- a CDS encoding serine hydrolase domain-containing protein, whose protein sequence is MDVNGVVAGGFEPVREAFVRNFSALGERGAAVAVYRDGHKVVDLWAGTKDVDGTDPWLPGTAQVVRSATKGVAAAVPLILHRRGELDLDAPVGEYWPEFKAHGKERLLVRHVLGHRAGLPVLDRPLTPEEALDPHRGPEAVAAQAPVWEPGTDHGYHALTYGWLLDELVRQVTGRWAGAWLAAEIAGPLGADLWLGLPESEAGRVGRVGRVEGPEPAGGLRSRPKRSVTAAYEDPDSLTRRAFAAITPFPDQNDPAYRAAALPATNGIATADGLARVYAALIGEVDGVRLFDPATVELARAEESSGPDRVLVVGTRFGLGYMLHGTASPLLGPGSFGHPGRGGALGFADPETGIAFGYVTNGFRRTVTADPRAQGLIRAVRASLT, encoded by the coding sequence GTGGACGTGAACGGCGTGGTCGCCGGGGGCTTCGAGCCGGTCAGGGAAGCGTTCGTCCGGAACTTCTCCGCACTCGGGGAGCGGGGCGCGGCCGTCGCGGTGTACCGGGACGGGCACAAGGTCGTGGACCTGTGGGCCGGCACGAAGGACGTCGACGGCACGGACCCGTGGCTGCCCGGCACCGCACAGGTCGTGCGCTCGGCGACCAAGGGCGTCGCCGCCGCCGTACCGCTCATCCTGCACCGGCGTGGGGAGCTGGACCTGGACGCGCCGGTCGGCGAGTACTGGCCGGAGTTCAAGGCGCACGGCAAGGAGCGGCTGCTGGTGCGGCACGTGCTCGGCCACCGTGCCGGGCTCCCGGTGCTCGACCGCCCGCTCACTCCCGAGGAGGCGCTGGACCCGCACCGCGGGCCCGAGGCCGTGGCCGCGCAGGCGCCGGTGTGGGAGCCGGGCACCGACCACGGCTATCACGCGCTGACGTACGGCTGGCTGCTGGACGAGCTGGTGCGGCAGGTCACGGGCCGCTGGGCCGGCGCATGGCTGGCGGCGGAGATCGCCGGGCCGCTGGGTGCGGACCTGTGGCTGGGGCTGCCGGAGTCGGAGGCGGGCCGGGTGGGGCGCGTCGGCCGCGTCGAGGGGCCGGAGCCCGCCGGCGGACTGCGCTCGCGCCCCAAGCGCTCGGTCACCGCGGCCTACGAGGACCCGGACTCCCTCACCCGCCGCGCGTTCGCCGCGATCACTCCCTTCCCCGACCAGAACGACCCCGCCTACCGCGCCGCCGCCCTGCCCGCGACGAACGGCATCGCGACGGCCGACGGTCTGGCGCGGGTGTACGCGGCGCTGATCGGCGAGGTCGACGGCGTACGGCTCTTCGATCCGGCGACGGTGGAACTGGCCCGCGCCGAGGAGTCGTCGGGCCCGGACCGCGTCCTGGTCGTGGGCACCCGCTTCGGCCTCGGCTACATGCTGCACGGCACCGCCTCCCCGCTGCTCGGCCCGGGCTCCTTCGGCCACCCCGGGCGCGGCGGCGCCCTCGGCTTCGCCGACCCGGAGACGGGGATCGCGTTCGGCTATGTGACGAACGGCTTCCGCAGGACGGTGACGGCGGATCCGAGGGCGCAGGGGTTGATACGGGCGGTACGGGCGTCGCTCACGTAG
- a CDS encoding DUF1876 domain-containing protein: protein MMHTAVGWHVELEFLEDDQHTRAAALVRLPDGTEVRAHGHATRHHTDSNQPRVGEEIAAARALNELAMQMLTKAHGEIDAASGRTSHPIHV from the coding sequence ATGATGCACACCGCAGTGGGATGGCATGTCGAGCTGGAGTTCCTGGAGGACGACCAGCACACGCGGGCGGCCGCGCTGGTGCGGCTTCCCGACGGCACCGAGGTGCGGGCCCACGGACACGCCACACGGCACCACACCGACTCCAATCAGCCACGTGTCGGGGAGGAGATCGCCGCTGCCCGCGCCCTGAACGAGCTCGCGATGCAGATGCTCACCAAGGCGCACGGGGAGATCGACGCGGCTTCGGGGCGCACCTCGCACCCGATCCACGTCTGA